From the genome of Cedecea lapagei, one region includes:
- a CDS encoding TolC family outer membrane protein — protein sequence MGKLQPVALWLACGLFSLQAWADDTPASITTQGLAQQQELPSLDGSTALPLNAPAPGTLTLNDAVNRSVTWHPSIREAIGKLYGQSEQINVAKSKYYPQISAGVNNGYTNTYTNSGYSPSLVLSLSQMLYDFGKVASQVRAETAGEAQAQANVLVSIDTVGHATAVAMVQVQLWQQMVDIAKEQLDALSAIGRLTQQRNDEGATSMSDVVQTDARIESARSQLIQYQSNLDSTQATLMSQLGWTSLNKISSDFPQKLNSSCDVAKPDDRLVPAVLAAWAQSNVAQANLDYANAQMTPTISLEPSVQHYLNDKYSGSEVLNRTQYSAYIRVEMPIYQGGGLTARRNAASHALEAAQSGVDRVRLDVRQKLLESRSQALSLATALQVLQRQEQLSSRTRELYQQQYLDLGSRPLLDVLNAEQEVFQARFAQQQTLSQLHQLQLNCLYNTGRLRNAFGLEHRNIQSLEIQP from the coding sequence ATGGGAAAATTACAGCCTGTTGCGTTATGGCTGGCTTGCGGTCTGTTTTCACTTCAGGCCTGGGCCGACGACACGCCTGCTTCTATTACGACTCAGGGCCTCGCTCAGCAACAAGAGCTCCCCTCACTCGATGGCTCAACCGCCCTCCCGCTCAATGCCCCTGCGCCCGGAACCTTAACCCTGAACGATGCGGTCAACCGCTCGGTCACCTGGCACCCCAGCATCCGCGAAGCTATCGGTAAACTCTACGGCCAGTCCGAACAGATCAACGTCGCCAAATCTAAGTACTACCCGCAGATCAGCGCCGGCGTGAACAACGGTTACACCAATACCTACACAAACAGCGGCTACAGCCCGTCGCTGGTGCTTTCCCTCTCCCAGATGCTGTATGACTTCGGCAAAGTCGCAAGCCAGGTGCGCGCCGAAACCGCCGGAGAAGCTCAGGCTCAGGCCAACGTTCTGGTGAGCATCGATACCGTCGGGCATGCAACCGCCGTAGCGATGGTGCAGGTACAGCTCTGGCAACAAATGGTCGACATCGCCAAAGAGCAGCTGGACGCGCTCTCGGCTATCGGCCGCCTGACCCAGCAGCGTAACGACGAAGGGGCAACCTCGATGTCCGACGTGGTGCAAACCGACGCGCGTATCGAATCCGCCCGCTCGCAGCTGATCCAGTACCAGTCAAATCTGGACAGCACCCAGGCAACGCTGATGAGCCAGCTTGGCTGGACCAGCCTCAACAAAATCAGCAGCGACTTCCCCCAGAAGCTGAACAGCAGCTGCGATGTAGCAAAGCCAGATGACCGGCTGGTGCCTGCCGTGCTCGCGGCCTGGGCGCAGTCCAACGTCGCGCAGGCGAACCTCGACTACGCGAACGCCCAGATGACGCCGACCATCTCGCTGGAGCCGTCCGTTCAGCATTATTTGAACGACAAATACTCCGGCAGCGAAGTGCTGAACCGCACGCAATATTCGGCGTACATCCGCGTCGAAATGCCGATTTACCAGGGCGGCGGCCTGACCGCCAGGCGCAATGCCGCCAGCCATGCGCTTGAAGCCGCGCAGTCGGGCGTTGACAGGGTTCGCCTCGACGTTCGCCAGAAACTGCTGGAATCCCGCAGCCAGGCGCTAAGCCTGGCCACCGCGCTCCAGGTTCTGCAGCGCCAGGAGCAGTTAAGCTCCCGCACCCGCGAGCTTTATCAACAGCAGTACCTCGACCTGGGTTCGCGCCCGCTGCTGGACGTGCTGAACGCCGAGCAGGAAGTTTTCCAGGCGCGCTTTGCCCAGCAACAAACGCTGAGCCAGCTCCATCAACTGCAGCTTAACTGCCTGTACAACACCGGCAGATTACGCAACGCATTTGGTCTGGAACACCGCAACATCCAGTCACTGGAGATTCAGCCATGA